Proteins encoded in a region of the Elaeis guineensis isolate ETL-2024a chromosome 7, EG11, whole genome shotgun sequence genome:
- the LOC105048327 gene encoding probable glycosyltransferase At5g03795 codes for MARSENPSHTKNKRLVLVMLIIGFLVLIFQSFTLLSRISLSPQFPAFSLPVSKKGRLPGEGITKSVRVGKLSLLSDSRNSSSTTTILKEEEAAEISNMGGETNNGFTINEMDRESKKDYMANEDDDDIDLDEEEDPDSEFSFDLGNGMILKKVRDPVGGFIKLERIIGPKYVASPKKIGEPANGFELVSDGISKSDPTFESKEIKSPDNGSVSSPTASGQVSSSVNGGMQEVLETSSSKHIITEASSLSSSEDQMTSIVPLSGLQATETLLKNDASVLLQSGPTISIKNSRGNSTSIPKRRKKQVMPPISISEMNRLLLRNRATYHSMTPRWSSARDQQLLAAKAQIENAPIVNKDHELYAPAFRNISMFKKSYKLMEGTLKVYVYKEGQKPIFHQPLLKGIYASEGWFMKLMESNRRFVVRDPRKAHMFYMPFSSRFLEFALYVPNSHNRRNLEQYLKDYVNLIAAKHPFWNRTGGADHFLAACHDWAPYETGHAMEHSIRTLCNADLHEGFRLGKDVSLPEIYVRSARNPLRDLGGKPADQRPILAFFAGNMHGRLRPVLLEHWENKDPDMKIFGPMPRGVESKMTYIRYMKTSKYCICPRGYEVNSPRVVESIFYECVPVIISDNYVPPLFEVLNWEAFSVIIPEEDVPRLKEILLSIPREKYLSLQMGVRKVQQHFLWHVKPVKYDAFHMILHSIWFNRVFNIRAR; via the exons ATGGCTCGATCCGAGAATCCATCTCATACCAAAAACAAGAGACTGGTTTTGGTGATGTTGATTATAGGCTTTCTTGTTCTAATATTTCAGAGTTTCACACTTCTGTCTAGAATTTCTTTGTCACCTCAGTTTCCTGCTTTTAGTCTCCCGGTTAGCAAAAAAGGGAGGTTGCCGGGCGAAGGTATTACCAAGTCAGTGAGAGTTGGAAAGCTTTCTCTTTTGAGTGATTCGAGGAACTCAAGCAGCACAACAACAATTCTTAAAGAGGAAGAGGCAGCTGAAATTTCCAACATGGGAGGAGAAACCAACAATGGTTTCACTATCAACGAAATGGATCGTGAATCAAAGAAAGATTATATGGCAAATGAAGATGATGATGACATTGACCTGGATGAGGAGGAAGACCCTGATAGTGAGTTCTCATTTGACCTTGGGAATGGTATGATCTTAAAGAAGGTTAGGGATCCAGTTGGTGGTTTCATCAAACTTGAGAGGATCATAGGCCCAAAATATGTTGCTTCTCCAAAGAAGATTGGAGAGCCAGCTAATGGTTTTGAATTGGTATCAGATGGCATTAGCAAATCCGATCCAACCTTTGAGTCTAAGGAAATAAAAAGCCCAGACAATGGATCagtttcttctccaactgcatcTGGTCAGGTGTCTTCTTCTGTGAATGGTGGAATGCAAGAGGTCTTAGAGACAAGTTCAAGCAAACATATTATAACTGAAGCATCCAGTCTTTCCTCATCAGAAGATCAAATGACCAGTATTGTTCCATTATCAGGACTGCAAGCAACAGAAACACTTCTTAAGAATGATGCCTCGGTGCTCCTGCAAAGTGGTCCAACCATCTCAATTAAGAACTCTCGGGGTAATAGTACTTCTATACCAAAAAGGAGGAAGAAACAAGTGATGCCTCCGATATCCATATCAGAAATGAACCGCCTGCTGCTTAGAAACCGTGCTACCTATCATTCAATG ACACCTCGATGGTCTTCAGCACGTGACCAGCAATTATTAGCTGCAAAGGCACAGATCGAGAATGCTCCCATTGTAAACAAGGATCATGAACTATATGCTCCAGCTTTTCGAAACATTTCCATGTTTAAAAA GAGCTATAAACTGATGGAAGGGACACTCAAGGTCTATGTCTACAAGGAAGGCCAAAAGCCCATATTCCACCAGCCACTACTTAAGGGTATCTATGCTTCTGAAGGATGGTTCATGAAGCTTATGGAATCAAACAGACGATTTGTAGTGAGGGACCCCAGAAAAGCTCACATGTTCTACATGCCTTTCAGTTCTCGTTTCTTGGAGTTTGCCTTGTATGTGCCCAATTCTCACAATCGGAGAAATTTAGAGCAGTACTTGAAGGACTATGTGAATCTGATTGCAGCCAAACATCCATTCTGGAATAGGACAGGGGGAGCTGACCATTTCCTTGCTGCCTGCCATGACTGG GCACCATACGAGACAGGGCATGCAATGGAACATTCCATCAGAACCCTCTGCAATGCTGATCTCCATGAAGGCTTCCGGCTCGGCAAAGATGTCTCTCTCCCTGAAATATATGTCCGTTCGGCAAGGAACCCTCTTAGGGATCTCGGGGGAAAGCCAGCTGATCAAAGGCCTATCCTTGCCTTCTTTGCAGGAAACATGCATGGTAGGCTCCGTCCAGTTCTACTAGAGCACTGGGAGAACAAAGACCCTGACATGAAAATCTTTGGCCCCATGCCTCGTGGGGTCGAAAGCAAGATGACTTACATTCGATACATGAAGACCAGTAAGTACTGCATATGCCCGAGGGGCTATGAAGTTAACAGTCCTCGAGTAGTTGAATCAATCTTCTATGAGTGTGTTCCGGTGATTATATCAGACAATTATGTGCCTCCTTTATTTGAAGTATTGAACTGGGAGGCCTTCTCTGTTATCATACCAGAGGAGGATGTACCTAGGCTGAAGGAGATTCTTTTGTCAATTCCCAGAGAGAAGTATTTATCACTACAAATGGGTGTAAGGAAAGTTCAGCAGCACTTCCTATGGCACGTTAAGCCAGTTAAGTATGATGCCTTTCATATGATCCTGCACTCAATCTGGTTCAATAGAGTGTTTAATATCAGAGCCagatga
- the LOC105048326 gene encoding CASP-like protein 1F2: MESSSSKEEVVSLPEPKRAAKEDVVSLPEPKRAAKEAVVSPPEPKRIVKQEEVSLPKPRRAQRRNEWATQVVFRSFATMATFAAALVIIFDEQTTDIAGFAMHASYKSSPTYRFFMIGNFVATGYEMLALIVVSYTGTHFLVNFMDLMAMSLVMASAAAATAIGHVGKKGNSHTGWMPVCNYFEKFCNRVEYSVACSYVGFLCLLVVCSLIAIPKSRTSSN, from the exons ATGGAAAGCAGCTCTTCTAAAGAGGAAGTGGTGAGCCTCCCAGAGCCAAAGAGAGCAGCCAAAGAGGATGTAGTAAGCCTTCCGGAGCCAAAGAGAGCAGCAAAAGAGGCTGTAGTAAGCCCTCCGGAGCCAAAGAGAATAGTCAAACAGGAAGAAGTAAGCCTTCCGAAGCCACGGAGAGCCCAAAGGAGAAACGAGTGGGCCACCCAGGTCGTCTTTAGATCATTTGCAACGATGGCTACGTTCGCCGCCGCTCTGGTCATCATCTTCGATGAGCAGACCACCGACATTGCCGGCTTCGCCATGCACGCCAGCTATAAGTCCTCTCCTACCTACAG GTTCTTTATGATTGGGAATTTTGTGGCCACTGGATATGAAATGCTGGCACTGATTGTGGTCTCATACACTGGGACACATTTTCTCGTCAACTTCATGGATTTG ATGGCAATGTCTTTGGTTATGGCTTCAGCAGCGGCTGCAACAGCAATTGGTCATGTGGGAAAGAAGGGGAACAGCCACACTGGCTGGATGCCGGTGTGCAATTACTTTGAGAAGTTCTGCAACCGGGTCGAATACTCCGTTGCCTGTTCCTACGTTGGTTTTCTGTGTCTTCTCGTGGTGTGTTCCCTGATTGCGATTCCAAAATCCAGGACAAGCAGCAACTGA
- the LOC105048325 gene encoding protein MODIFIED TRANSPORT TO THE VACUOLE 1, with protein MDSSRRAVEAYWRSRMVDGVTTDEDKVAPVYKLEEICELLRTSPAGIVKEVSDCILKRLDHKSPIVKQKALRLIKYAVGKSSNEFRREMQRHSAAIRQLFHYKGQLDPLKGDALNKAVRDTAHEAIQAIFAADDYKVAAPVEGLNKRIQGFGNANFEMPTEDRKSFLSEVVELGSASIRQGLSTITAAHGIRKVDNGSYRSPNLRRSLTTERDSHGKYEGDEHHREGWTSSGVSENVASGTWSPALRMTITGTATHEDTDSSHSGVKSHEEKLLETIVTSGGVRLQPTRDAFQAFLADASKLDAVAMSHALEKKLQSRLWQVRMKAICVLESIVRKKDDEHCSIIASYFSENKDSVVRCSQLPQVSLREKAIKVLSLLDGEQSPGARIEGELSGAKTTPAPIIQMPDLIDTGDPDDHGNEASTRKQGNQSTGNLTQPASLVDDLFGDIPVAGLSTTGGENEDNPFADVSFHVTEDKEHNDLFSGLTVDDKKSGIELNLPASGTSELPNAFGVNSGQLLQDAVADKKDVNDLMAGLALNAMAQDNKQPGPAGATGGAFPGFTLLDESSQSSQPPTNGALNGIFGSSALYAQAPMHYGISPNIMFNPAFASQPMNYGAIGALIAQQQLLFQNLGNLNTGFGHVAGNANEGGYSSPLPDIFQLSNNPVQSHGPIMNSSKKEETKAFDFISDHLAAARDSKRVL; from the exons ATGGATTCGAGCCGGAGAGCCGTGGAAGCGTACTGGAGATCTCGCATGGTTGATGGAGTGACGACGGACGAAGATAAGGTCGCCCCCGTCTACAAGTTAGAGGAGATCTGTGAGCTGTTGAGGACCTCTCCTGCGGGCATCGTAAAGGAGGTCTCGGATTGTATTCTCAAACGGCTTGATCACAAGAGCCCCATCGTCAAGCAGAAG GCATTGCGGCTGATCAAGTATGCAGTGGGAAAGTCCAGCAATGAGTTTAGAAGGGAAATGCAACGGCACTCAGCGGCTATTCGACAGCTTTTTCATTACAAAGGCCAGTTGGATCCCCTGAAAGGAGATGCCCTAAATAAGGCTGTCCGTGACACTGCTCATGAGGCAATCCAAGCTATTTTTGCTGCTGATGACTACAAGGTAGCGGCACCAGTAGAAGGTCTCAACAAGCGCATCCAAGGCTTTGGTAATGCAAATTTTGAGATGCCTACGGAAGATAGGAAATCTTTTCTCAGTGAAGTGGTGGAACTTGGTAGTGCCTCCATCAGGCAGGGACTGAGCACCATTACTGCAGCCCATGGCATAAGGAAGGTCGATAATGGGAGTTACAGAAGCCCAAACCTGCGAAGGTCTTTGACAACAGAAAGAGATAGCCATGGTAAATATGAAGGCGATGAGCACCATAGGGAAGGCTGGACTTCTTCTGGAGTCTCAGAAAATGTGGCTTCTGGAACATGGAGTCCGGCTTTGAGAATGACCATAACAGGGACAGCAACACATGAGGATACTGATTCAAGTCACTCTGGGGTTAAGAGTCATGAAGAGAAACTTTTGGAGACTATAGTCACTTCAGGAGGTGTTCGTCTACAACCAACTCGTGATGCTTTTCAGGCTTTTCTTGCCGACGCATCAAAACTGGATGCAGTGGCTATGAGTCATGCACTTGAGAAGAAGCTCCAATCTCGTTTGTGGCAG GTCCGAATGAAGGCTATCTGTGTACTGGAATCAATTGTGAGGAAAAAGGATGATGAGCATTGTTCTATTATAGCATCTTATTTTAGTGAAAACAAAGATTCTGTGGTCAGATGTTCTCAGTTACCTCAAGTCTCTCTGAGGGAGAAGGCAATTAAG GTCTTAAGTCTCCTAGATGGGGAGCAGTCTCCTGGAGCAAGGATCGAAGGCGAGCTTTCAGGTGCAAAAACTACGCCTGCCCCGATTATTCAGATGCCTGACTTAATTGACACAGGTGACCCAGATGATCACGGAAATGAAGCTTCCACTCGTAAGCAGGGGAATCAAAGCACTGGGAATCTAACACAGCCTGCTTCTTTGGTTGATGATCTTTTTGGAGACATTCCTGTTGCTGGACTAAGCACAACTGGGGGTGAAAATGAAGACAATCCATTTGCAGACGTCTCATTTCATGTCACAGAAGACAAGGAGCATAATGACCTTTTCTCTGGATTGACAGTTGATGATAAGAAATCTGGTATTGAACTCAATCTGCCTGCCAGTGGTACATCTGAATTGCCCAATGCTTTTGGTGTCAACTCTGGGCAGCTTCTACAGGATGCAGTAGCAGATAAAAAGGATGTGAATGATTTGATGGCTGGGTTGGCTCTTAATGCAATGGCCCAAGATAACAAACAACCTGGACCTGCTGGAGCAACTGGAGGTGCCTTTCCAGGATTCACTTTGTTGGATGAAAGCAGTCAATCAAGCCAGCCTCCTACAAATGGAGCATTGAATGGTATCTTTGGTTCAAGTGCCTTGTACGCTCAGGCTCCCATGCACTATGGGATCTCTCCAAACATTATGTTCAATCCAGCTTTTGCTTCCCAGCCAATGAATTATGGCGCAATAGGAGCTCTCATTGCTCAACAACAACTATTGTTTCAAAACCTTGGGAATCTCAACACTGGATTTGGGCATGTAGCTGGGAATGCCAATGAAGGAGGTTACTCTTCACCCCTCCCTGATATCTTTCAGCTTTCAAATAATCCAGTTCAAAGCCATGGTCCAATCATGAACAGCTCGAAGAAAGAGGAGACTAAAGCTTTCGATTTTATATCG GATCATCTTGCAGCTGCCCGTGATTCAAAGAGAGTTCTTTGA
- the LOC105048328 gene encoding cellulose synthase-like protein D1, with protein sequence MTSPTKKPPIKFARRTSSGRIMSLSRDDDINLGNPAELTSTSSGGASDYVNYTVLMPPTPDNQPSAAGPTTSKPHDLPPPNGGAKRPGRLGGGREEDGGGGGVDEAKLDRRMSVMKNNKSLLLRSETRDFDHNRWLFETKGTYGIGNAFWPQDDGGYDDDGVGMSMSDFIDKPWKPLTRKVKIPSAILSPYRLLVVFRLVFLFLFLSWRVRNPNEEAMWLWALSIVCEIWFAFSWLLDQLPKLNPINRAADLLALRDKFETPSPANPHGRSDLPGIDVFISTADPEKEPPLVTANTILSILATEYPVEKLSVYISDDGGALLTFEAMAEAASFAEVWVPFCRKHNIEPRNPESYFAVRGDPTKNKKRPDFVKDRRWIKREYDEFKVRINGLPDAIRRRSDAHNTHEERQERKLAKEKGQPLDSIKVTKAVWMADGTHWPGTWAVPSPDHSKGDHAGILQVMIKTPHNEPHYGDPGDHPYIDLTGVDVRLPMFVYVSREKRPGYDHNKKAGAMNALVRASAILSNGPFILNFDCDHYIYNSLAIREGMCYMMDRGGDRICYIQFPQRFEGIDPSDRYANHNTVFFDGNMRALDGLQGPMYVGTGCLFRRFALYGFNPPRANEYSGLYGQYKNPAPPPPDVRVSAHEPPDDPAEAQPLAGNPDLGMPRRFGNSTMFCESIAVAEFQGRPLADHPAVKNGRPPGALLAPRPPLDAPTVAEAVSVISCWYEDKTEWGERVGWIYGSVTEDVVTGYRMHNRGWRSVYCVTKRDAFRGTAPINLTDRLHQVLRWATGSVEIFFSKNNAFLATSRLKFLQRIAYLNVGIYPFTSIFLVIYCLLPAFSLFSGHFIVQTLNVSFLVYLLFITITLTLLALLEVKWSGIALEEWWRNEQFWVIGGTSAHLAAVLQGLLKVIAGIEISFTLTSKSANEDEDDIYADLYVIKWTSLFIPPLTIIVINLVAVVVGFSRTVYSEIPEWSKLMGGLFFSFWVLAHMYPFAKGLMGRRGRVPTIVYVWAGLLSITLSLMWITVNPPNGRGSQMDK encoded by the exons ATGACATCGCCGACGAAGAAACCGCCGATAAAATTCGCCCGGCGGACGTCGAGCGGCCGCATCATGAGCCTCTCGCGCGACGACGACATCAACCTGGGTAATCCCGCGGAGCTGACCTCCACCTCCTCCGGCGGGGCCAGCGACTACGTCAACTACACCGTCCTCATGCCCCCCACCCCCGACAACCAGCCCTCCGCCGCCGGCCCCACCACCTCCAAGCCCCACGACCTCCCCCCGCCCAACGGCGGGGCCAAGCGGCCGGGCCGGCTGGGCGGGGGCAGGGAGGAGGACGGCGGAGGCGGTGGCGTGGATGAGGCCAAGTTGGATCGGAGGATGTCGGTGATGAAGAACAACAAGTCGTTGCTGCTGAGGAGCGAGACGAGGGACTTCGACCACAACCGGTGGCTGTTCGAGACCAAGGGGACTTATGGGATCGGGAACGCGTTCTGGCCGCAGGACGATGGTGGGTACGACGATGATGGGGTGGGGATGAGTATGTCCGACTTCATCGACAAGCCCTGGAAGCCCCTCACCAGGAAAGTGAAGATTCCTTCGGCTATTCTCAGCCCTTACAG GTTGCTGGTGGTGTTCCGGCTGGTGTTCCTGTTTCTCTTCTTGTCATGGCGAGTGCGGAACCCGAACGAGGAGGCCATGTGGCTGTGGGCGCTGTCCATCGTGTGCGAGATCTGGTTCGCCTTCTCCTGGCTGCTGGACCAGCTCCCCAAGCTGAACCCCATCAACCGCGCCGCCGACCTGCTGGCCCTCCGCGACAAGTTCGAGACCCCCTCCCCAGCCAACCCCCACGGCCGCTCCGATCTCCCCGGCATCGACGTCTTCATCTCCACCGCCGACCCGGAGAAGGAGCCCCCCCTCGTCACCGCCAACACCATCCTCTCCATCCTCGCCACCGAGTACCCCGTCGAGAAGCTCTCCGTCTATATCTCCGACGACGGCGGCGCCCTCCTCACCTTCGAGGCCATGGCCGAGGCCGCCTCCTTCGCGGAGGTCTGGGTCCCCTTCTGCCGCAAGCACAACATCGAGCCCCGCAACCCGGAGAGCTACTTCGCCGTCCGCGGCGACCCCACCAAGAACAAGAAGCGCCCCGACTTCGTCAAGGACCGCCGCTGGATCAAGCGCGAGTACGACGAGTTCAAGGTCCGCATCAACGGCCTCCCCGACGCCATCCGCCGCCGCTCCGACGCCCACAACACCCACGAAGAACGCCAGGAGCGCAAGCTCGCCAAGGAAAAAGGCCAGCCCCTCGATTCCATCAAAGTAACCAAAGCCGTCTGGATGGCCGACGGCACACACTGGCCCGGCACCTGGGCCGTCCCCTCCCCCGACCACTCCAAGGGCGACCACGCCGGCATCCTCCAGGTCATGATCAAGACCCCCCATAACGAGCCCCACTACGGCGACCCCGGCGACCACCCATACATCGACCTCACCGGCGTCGACGTCCGCCTCCCCATGTTCGTCTACGTCTCCCGCGAGAAGCGCCCCGGGTACGACCACAACAAGAAGGCCGGCGCCATGAACGCCCTCGTCCGCGCCTCCGCCATCCTCTCCAACGGCCCCTTCATCCTCAACTTCGACTGCGACCACTACATCTACAACTCCCTCGCCATTCGCGAGGGCATGTGCTACATGATGGACCGGGGCGGCGACCGCATATGCTACATCCAGTTCCCGCAGCGCTTCGAGGGGATCGACCCCTCCGACCGCTACGCCAACCACAATACTGTCTTCTTCGACGGTAATATGCGCGCCCTCGACGGCCTCCAGGGCCCCATGTACGTGGGCACGGGCTGCCTCTTCCGCCGCTTCGCGCTCTACGGCTTCAACCCCCCGCGGGCCAACGAGTACTCGGGCCTCTACGGGCAGTACAAGAACCCCGCCCCCCCGCCGCCCGATGTCCGGGTGTCCGCTCACGAGCCGCCCGACGACCCCGCCGAGGCCCAGCCCCTCGCAGGGAACCCGGACCTCGGCATGCCCCGCCGGTTCGGGAACTCCACAATGTTCTGCGAGTCCATCGCCGTCGCCGAGTTCCAGGGCCGCCCCCTCGCCGACCACCCCGCGGTCAAGAACGGCCGCCCTCCCGGCGCCCTCCTCGCTCCCCGCCCCCCTCTCGACGCCCCCACCGTCGCCGAAGCCGTCTCCGTCATCTCCTGTTG GTACGAGGATAAGACGGAGTGGGGGGAGAGGGTAGGGTGGATATACGGGTCGGTGACGGAGGACGTGGTGACGGGGTACAGGATGCACAACAGGGGGTGGCGGTCGGTGTACTGCGTGACGAAGCGGGACGCTTTCCGGGGGACGGCGCCGATCAACCTGACGGACCGGCTCCACCAGGTGCTCCGGTGGGCGACCGGCTCCGTGGAGATCTTCTTCTCGAAGAACAACGCCTTCCTGGCGACCTCGCGCCTCAAGTTCCTCCAGCGCATCGCCTACCTCAACGTCGGCATCTACCCCTTCACCTCCATTTTCCTTGTCATCTACTGCCTCCTCCcggccttctccctcttctccggccACTTCATCGTCCAGACCCTCAACGTCTCCTTCCTCGTCTACCTCCTCTTCATCACCATCACCCTCACCCTCCTCGCTCTCCTCGAAGTCAAGTGGTCGGGCATCGCGCTGGAGGAGTGGTGGCGGAACGAGCAGTTCTGGGTCATCGGCGGCACCAGCGCCCACCTCGCCGCCGTTCTGCAGGGCCTTCTGAAGGTCATCGCTGGCATCGAGATCTCCTTCACGCTCACCTCCAAGTCCGCCAACGAGGACGAGGACGACATCTACGCCGACCTTTACGTCATCAAGTGGACGAGCTTGTTCATACCGCCGCTGACGATAATAGTGATCAATTTGGTGGCGGTGGTGGTGGGGTTCTCGCGGACGGTGTACAGCGAGATCCCGGAGTGGAGCAAGTTGATGGGCGGCTTGTTCTTTAGCTTCTGGGTGCTGGCCCATATGTACCCCTTCGCCAAGGGCCTCATGGGGAGGAGGGGAAGGGTCCCCACCATTGTCTACGTCTGGGCCGGCCTTCTTTCCATCACCTTATCGCTGATGTGGATTACCGTCAACCCGCCCAACGGGAGGGGTTCTCAGATGGACAAATGA